Below is a window of Xiphophorus maculatus strain JP 163 A chromosome 19, X_maculatus-5.0-male, whole genome shotgun sequence DNA.
aaagctgaatggttgtataattgcacatctatTTGTTCTAAAAGGagctcaaaacaggcagaaatatctaaaactgattttgtgcaaaaaatgtgatgaacatcCCCTTTGAAACCTCATCTACTGGAGACAAAGTGAAATCCATCAGGATCAGCTTTTAGTCTGAACTGACTCTCCTGATAAAACCATACAAACATGAAGATCTCCAACAAACGTGAAGCTAAATTCTGCTGCCAGACCTTTTTGTATCAATACtcaattaaaatctgatttcttcGGTCTCAGGAAGCTCTCTTTCTCCTCATTGGTCTGCAGCCGgtgaagctcctcctccagctctctgaTTCGCTGCAGCATCTCCTTCCTCTCCGCCCGGGCCCTGAGCTCCGACTGGAACTCCACCTCCAGGATCTTCCTGGAGCACCAGCGCTCCAGCTGAGCCGACACGGCGTCAAAGAACTGCTGAGTCACCTAAAGTAAAAACACAGCTTCAGTTAGTCAGCAGAATTTCACTGGCTGGTCCTCAAGGTCTGCTGTGCTTCATGTCTTGATTAATTCAAATAACTGCTTTAGCTGCTTAGCTAAAGTACTGCAAAAATATGTCAATTATAATTTATTCAGGTAAGATGAGGTATCAATAAagcacctaaaacatgcagaacattGGGTCCTGAGGACCAGAACGGAGACCTGCTAGGTTAGATCAAACTATAtctatgtgttagaatggcctagtcaaagaccACACCTCGTATGAATACGAGGTTCAAGTGGggatcaaaattgcaacatattatgttttcagctgctgcagttcgcgttctcactgcactgtcaaacgaCCCAAACTAGTtaaaaaaacctgttcccccactcgcctgtggtggcgctgcaacaagaacttctgaagaaaagaagaagacaacatgCGTGTAACTTCTACCTTTGctaaattaatcaaaactgGAGTACCATCAGATTTTAGCGTTGGTAGGATTTCacttttgtctttgataaaaGACCATGAACAAATTCTCTTGCTAATGCTAGACTCtaacgtttgttttggttgtatttacccagaatgccctgtgctatagtccacttcctgcttttgctgTGGTTCACACATGTATTTAAACTGCAAACGAGTTCACTTCTATACAGGGTTTGGTTCGCGTACAAACCAAGGTTTGGTTCAGTTGAAGAGAACTCTGGAGGCCCATGGAGATCAGGAGTCAGGAGGTGGACTAcggcgcagggcattctgggtaaatacaaccaaaacaaacatgcaagtcTGGAACTAGAGGGAAAAGTGGCTCATTGTCTTttgctaaagacaaaagagaaatcataCATCATCAAATTCTGACATCActcaatttttgtttacatttcgtaaagaaggaagttgcgctcatgttttcttcttcttgtttccttcagtggttcttgttgcagcaccaccacaggcgagaaggggaacaggtttttaatTAGTTTGGGTCGTTTGACACAGCGTAGTGAGAAAGTAAACCGCACCAgctcaaaatgtaacaaatgttgtagCTTTAGTCctttaattgaactgaattcCCAATCTAAAATCAATTGGGAATCTCACCTCTACGGCGTGCAGGTGTTTCCTCTCCTGAATGAATGTGGGCTCAGCGGGTCGGTCCATGAGGAACTCCAGAGTCATGGTGTCGTTCTTGGGGCCCCAGACCTCTTCCTGTGGGCCGgtgctggtgctgctggagcGTTCCTCTGTGTAATCTACAAAGAGAGGAAGGTTCTGCAGTACTGCTGAGAGCCAGGAGGGGGCAGAAGAGACTGTGGAGAGGTCCATTGAGCTTTCTGGGTTCTGATCGGTCATTGAGGAAaagtaatttacatttttgttgttttaggttTGTGCTCATCTATGTGGTGCCGTTTGTAAAGGTACACAGTCAAAAATGtgtaacagcaataatttggccTAACATATAAAAAAGGAGGATTATTTTCCTAGGTAATATTTTCACCAtggtatttattaatttataaatgtcacacgTACCTGCACACCTGTCCACCTTCATCTCGAAGTAGGTTCTGGCCCCGGTTGGTTCGGCCAGCCTCAAACTCTCAGATCCTCTTGGTCTCAGGGTGCTGGCGGACACAGAGGGGCTGCTGTCTCCAGAAAACAGCAGCGGCACCGACTCCAGATCCGTTTCTGCTGCGGACGGAGacagcagcaggttctggtaAACGGTCTCAGCTGGAACCGAGATGTCCAAGTCCTCCAGCAGAGACAGACACCAGCTCTTCAGTTCATATCTCAGAGCATCCTAGAGATGGAGCAAAGAGATGCTAAACGCCTTCACATCCAGCAGATCAGGTGCTGAACTGGGTCAGATGATGGTACCTGGTTCCTCAGAACTTCTGCTCGGTCCTGTGCTGCTCTCTGCTCCATCCTGGATGTAAGGCTCCTCCTCTCAGATGCTGCTTTCTCCTGGATCAACATCTCCAACTTCCTGAGCTtttcaaagaaacaaagcagacgAAGGCGTAACAGCCTCGCAATCTTTTGAATCTTCAGATATTCATGGATTTGGGCAATCAGATTGATCCAGTTTACTCAGAACTGGGATATTCAACTGGAATGGCGTTATGACTTGTAAGTAGACTTTgcgtttcaatatggccgctccttgCATCAACAGTTTTAAGATGTGgtggaaatgtatttatttacaagaaacaaatataaaagtgtttctaaaattaatgtttcatgTCGTGCCTGAAACtctaaatgcaaaaaattaaaaatggtgtTTGCTTAAGGAACGTTATCAAGTAACTAATATTAGGATCAtgcaaggaaaataaaacgTAATAAATTTACAACAATAAAGTCATGAAATTATGTGAACAACATCCATATACATCAacttatttcttttctttatgtctttattttgaacatgatagCTGTATAAAATTACAGACATAAACAAGGAAtgaaagaaacatattttttgtagcCACAGAAATTTTACCATTTCTAAAAAGGAGAAGGAAGGagtaagtagaaaaaaaaaccttaggAAATTCTACCCATAAACTCATATTTTGGTTTCAAAATGGACCCTCGTtattaaatacataaagaaGGGAAATCTTAACTTACTTAGAAGTTACACAAGTTAGTAGTAAGACTTTTACACAGCAGGTATACTTGAgtctaaatataattttatttaaatttatatgcACCCTTATATAATTTTACTCCTTATAAACATTCCTGCTCAgatattttaatactttgttctcgtaattttattttaaaattttctattAGCATGACGCTAATATGAAGTAAAATCATCTTCCTAAGAGTGATTGGAAACAACGTTTATGGACGCCGCCATGTTGAAATTCTGACTTCTTAACGAGAAAGTTGTTACTTCAGTTCTGACGTCAAACCCAGATCCGAGTTCCCAATTCCCATGTCACTGAAACGCATCATTAGAGGCTAACCTGGTGTTTGTTGCGGCGCTCCATCCTGTCCATCTGGCCGTGCAGCTCCTCCTGGACATTCAGGATCTGCAGCCTCAGCTCCTGCTTTGTTGTCGTGAGATCACCCTGCAGCTTCTTTATGAGCGACTCGCAGATGCAGCCGCTGGCAGGAGCCTAAAAGGAAACGGAGATTCACTCAATCTTCTCCTGAGGAACCTATAAGTTCTGAACTGGACTGAACCAACCTGCCGCACTCTGCCCTCCCTGTCTCTGTACAGAGTGTACAGCTGAAAGGTTTTTCCACCCTCATCCCAGAACTCGTCCTTCTGCGATTTACTGTGTTTCCTTCCTGAGGTGAGATCTTCTGCATCCAGTTCCTGCAGAGATGTCAAAGTCTCACTGCTTGCAGGATTGTGTCACAGTTAGGATTAGGAAGGGAGTTTATTCTCTGCGTTTTAATGAGTTAGTTTTGAATTCAGAAGTGGAAATGAGTCCAGAGTCTCAAGTCAATTAAAGGCATGCAAAATCGAAGTTGAGTCTAACGTGAACAAATGCTTTGAACCAAGTCTCAGGTTGTAAACTCAGAATTTTTAGCCATAAACATGTAAGTTGTTAATTGGCTGAACTTCAAAATTAtccttttttattgtatttcagtCTTTGTTTACCTTTTACTATAAATAACCCAAGTTTCTGCGCAATATTAGAAAAACTGacattgcaatttttttctgatcttgAGATATATATtacaatacagaaaaataaaaaaatgttgacttgAATATCAACTTAAGTTTATCATCTTGTTGACAGTAAACCTGCACTGATCTTCcatattttttgtgaatgttACAAGTATGATTTTTGGGTGAATTTGAGTTATTCCTAATAAGGCTAcacaatatttgaaaatctGAAGATTTTCTAGGGTATTTCTTGTAATTTGAGTTTCTCAACTGGTTTAAAGGGGCactgttacataaaatcaacttttttgaggtttgcatcatgttgtaatgttattccttaatcaaaaacatacctggattgtttgttttgattctttcatgcatatttgagaaatcgtTTAATCGCCATggtaaccattcagctgtgcaaaacgacTCAGGGGACCAAGCCCCGCCTTTTACACGCagttcctcctcagagctgcagtttccaatcTTCTGAGCTTCCATATTACAGAACACTCTTCCCCATTAACTCTTcgactcagttccttcagactagccagcagcaattagcaagcaACTgatggaactgctgagctcattatagaagCTACTTCTCTGTGAAACGCTGgtcgttgttaaagggttaatagaggagccacgTTGTGGTTATTTTGAGAAAGAGCaagaatttttaaagagacgaaagcccaatttcaaggtgtttaaattacaaagtcaaatttacttttaagtcttttttttttttacatatagcatttttataacaactaaaagTAGCgtggttacttgattgtgttgtAAGATGGCACTATGTGTCTGGAGAATATGTAATACTGccaatttaaaactaaaacaatcaaACAGGCCTCCAGTCCAAGAGGTGGAACTGCTTTTGGTTCGCaatttttttcctgtgtgtctGATTTCTAAGTCATTTGGCTCCAGCCTgatccaagtcatgtgactctaATCCGACTTGAGTCCAAGTCGATTGACTCTGATTCAGCTCATGACTCACCTTACCGTCTGATCTGGGTTCTGTTTGCTCCATCTTCAAGGCGCCGACCTggaaaccagagaaaaaaaatgctgcaaggCTCCTCAAATGATTCTGAACCCGATCCTAAACTTTCTGTTTCTTACTTTGGCGGGTCGAGTCGGCGCTCTCAGTCTGGGCTTCCTCATCGTCTTTCTCCTCATGTAACGTACCTGAAGAGAGGAACACTCGTTCTGGTGACATGTTTTGATATAATATTGATTAATAGGTGAGTTAAAGAACCTGAGGAACTTTGGAGAGCAGCAGAGCCACATGTTTGCTCTGGTGCTCTCTGGCTTTATCCAGCGCTGTTTTTCCTGCCTGAAGGAGGAAAACATGTCAGCCAGGAAACACTTCAACTCTGATATGAATTCATCTGGATCAGCTTTAGATGTTCCTATGTTCGTCAGTTGAAGTTACCAATTTAACTAAAGCtaacaaagtaacaaaaactgaaattgaaaaaaaaaaacatttttattaactgcaacaaataaaaacggTAATTAATGGTGGAAAACTATAAGTAACTGGAATTATGTTGTGTTtgtaaaactaactaaaacatactgaagtTATAGACAGAATTTCctttatgaatctatttattagctTTTCAGAATGATGAGAAATTAATTCTTTGCCCACACAAGGAGTTTAAGTCGGCTTTTGGCAAGTAGTCCGCAAAAGTTGGGATAAATCACCAGTCATTTGGTTGTTCAACATTTAATATAGTTTTTGAAATGTATTCCTTGTAGTATTCATTTCCCAATTGATGTGTACAGAATCACAATATAACACTGATCTTCTTCAATTCTtcacctaaaaattaaccaaatatgaaaaaactaaaactgctacTGCAGGAAGTAAatactaaactaaactaaatcaTATTTAACTAATATTGACTCATAAATACTAGCAAACTAATTAAAACTGGCTGAATTAGACAAAAGtcataatgaaataaaactaaagtataATGAAAAACTCTTACGTTATTCCGGACTCTCACATCCAGACCGGCTGACAGTAAAAGCTGAACAGCCTTCCTGTGGTTCAGAGCTGCTGCGACGTGAAGAGCTGTGTCTCCAACCtgcagtccaacagaaccagaaccaaagtaagaataaaagcattttattgcctaaaatgaaaTAGCAGGGCATTCATTTAATGTAGTGTTGAttatctgtaaaatatatttacaaaaaacggttttctaatttttaaatatgtattttttgtacaattttaacTTAATTATTGCTTTGAATATCTTggtctttcagcaaattgcccATTTAAGACTGCACCAAAAAAGGCCacttaacaattaatcaattactaaattagttgaggaTGATTCCAATAATCGATTGATGTTGAATTGTCTTTAAGTCTCAGGAAGAATGCATGCTGTCACCTGGTTGGTCTCATTCAAGCGGCACCGCGACCTCAGCAGGATCTTCAGCAGGTTCAGGTTGTTGTAGCGAGCAGCCACATGCAGACAGGTATCGCCCACCTGAAGCAGCAGCACTGGTTTTATTTGACTGGGACGACTGGAAACAGAAATGCTTCTTTTGTTGAcctaaataattttattttttatttatatgtatatttttttccaatttatttttaaaaaatggggcATTAGCCAGCTCTAGTAGCCTCAGACTACTACACAAACAAACTCATCATAAAGGAGAAAAGGaggaattaaagctgcagtatgtaactttaataaaaaatatattttacatatttgctaaaattgTTACTATGTTGTGACTGTATTGTATGAGACATATAATCTGTGAAGAAATCAAGCTCCTctaaacaaccagtcagagccaggaggacggtcttagcgctgtcaatcagctTGTACATGCACTGCTCAGCAGCTTAAATATTCTCATTCCCATAAGCGCCATATTTCTGGCTTTTAATGATTTGCTAGAACCACTATATATCTTTTAGATGGAATGATACATCAAACAGCAAttataaacttaaaaaagaTTCATAGcaagtttataaattattttttcctatttacatgtaaatacatgACCAGCAAGAAGGAtgatcttagtgctgtcaaaCATGCTAGTATATGCACTGCTCACAACCTCCCATCTTCCCTCCCACCTTGTGCTCTGCTACACTACAACTCCTTAGCCTGCAGTGAATGCTAgcgctagttagcatagccacaaATGATGGTTGATAAGGagattttctggaaaattaagTTGCTTCTCTGCACACTAGCATAAttaacagcactaagaccctcctcctggctctgattggttgtttctgatcgGGGGCGGGGCTAATAATAGCACCACTATTGTTTCACAGATGGTTCATctcatattaaataaaaattatactgAAGCTTTAAGCAGCTGGTTGCAATTTGAAATCTATAATAATGGTTTAGTAATTTTGACTTTAGGTTGATGAGTAAGTTGAACAGAGTTAGCATAAAAGCACAGTTAAGCTATGCTAAGCTAACGAGGCTAATCGTGCGACTAGAAAACAAATCTTCTGCATAGTTTGTCCATGCTAACCAGatgcatgtgttttatttgggaAAATAAAAGGTTCTGTTATCTTTTCCCACCTTGTTCTTGGCGTCGGGATTTGAACCTCCGAGCAGCAGGAGCTGAGCGGTGGGAGCGTGTGCGTTCTGGCAGGCCAGGTGAAGCGCCGAGTTTCCTGCCTGAAACACTCAGAACAAAACCGAGACCTGAACCCTGGGCGGTCATTTCAGTTCCTGCTGCAGGTAGAGATCAGAAATCACTTCACAGTCGGCCTGAGAGGCTCTGCAGGAATAAGTGAGGATGATTGGCGGGTTTATTTCGGTCAGAACAAACCCCCGCTGATTGGCAGGTTAATTTAAGAACAACTGCATCAGATTGGTGTTCTGCTGGTCCAATCAGAGGCTCAAGTAACAGAAATGTCGGATTATCAAAGCCTTGACtttattcagtaaaaatattacacaatCATGTTTGGAAAACCGCAACCCCAGGATTATAATCTctaaactgaaaacaagatGGATGTTTACTGAACTCTAAAACTTCAGACTCAGGAGCTGATCTGATAGATTTTCCAGCTTTTTCCTCCCCTTCAACAATAGAGGCTTTATTGTTCTTGGTTGTGGAAATCTCAGAGTTGAAGATTCAGTCTCTCCGTCTCTGCTGAGACGAGTTTTCCTCTAATTACCTTGTTCTTGACGCGCACGTCAGCGCCAGCCTTAACGAGCAGCTTGACGCACTGTGTGAATCCGTGCCAGGACGCCTCATGGAGCGCCGTGTTTCCAAgctcaaacaaacagaacatggCAGTCAGAATGGAGGAACGTGTTCTGTAGCACGAAACAGAACTGGTGATCTGATGACCAGAACTTACTGGGTCCTGCAGGTCCACAGCGCAGCCTCCAGCGATCAGAGCGGCCGTGGTCTCACTGTTCCCCACCATGGCGCTGCGGTGGAGAGCCGTCTGACACCCGGAGCTCTGAAACAAAAACCACCACACTTCTAAACCAAGCCTGATGCATGCATGTCAAAGATTTCAcagtaaattatatttatacatGATAACCAGATGCACACATGAATTTATGCACCTGGAAgacaaaaatgtgtcaaaatattTGTGCCTTTAGCTTTAAAGGGGAAATATTActcaaaattcatattttgcacatttttaacttaaattggGGTCTCTACTGTTTTTATAACAGAGTATTAGGGCTATactaagaaataataaaataaaatgaataaaatcacatgaataaaatcctaataatatgagaatgttattatatttatgtattcCTGCACACATTCACAACTGGACTCCTTCACGTTTCTTGACTGAACGTCTTAACCTCTGTACATCTTCACAGCTGCACATTTGTCCTCCGCCAACACCTGCATCTATATTTCAGAGAACCTGTAGGAAGGTTGAATTTAGTCTTTCCTGGTGCAGCGTAGATATTTTTATAATCTGGTTGGGTCATATTTTTCAATCTGTTCAGgtttctttatttcctcttatgttttttttaacaattatgtTACAGAATTTGCTGCAAGCTGCTAAACAAGGTCATGACCTTCTGGCTAACAGTTTTACAAATCCAAGTAGTCCAAGTTCAATAACGTCAAAGCCAGCGGATAAGTGTAAAATCGATTCAGCACCCAATCCTGTTTGGACCAAACCAGAATTTCTTTTGGTATTTCTTGACAGGAAACCCTTAGATGGTTTCCTGTCAATTATTCAATCTGCAGAAACTCGTGAGTCCTCTATACCTTTGAATGGACCACTTCATTGCCTCCAGGTCTGCAGTGGACCTTCATGTCAGGGGGGTTTTCTACTCCCTGTTGTCACAGAAACATACAGAATAGTATTAtggccactggaaaaaaaacaaaaataattcagacttttgattttctaggaaaaaaaggacagaaatctgagaaaaaagtcagaattctcagcgtgaaataaaaatgtttaaattaaagttgGAATTCTGGaattaaagtttgaatttcTAAGACTAAAGacaaaattttgagaaaaaaaaaatcacaattcagAGGAATAAGTCAGAACtttgagaaaaagtcagaattctgagaaaaaaactaaattctgggaaataagtcagaattctgaataTAATGtgagaattctgagattaaacttgtaattctgagaaagaaaatcagaattttcagaaaaatcttagaatttaaagtcagaattttgagataa
It encodes the following:
- the LOC102232807 gene encoding ankyrin repeat domain-containing protein 6-like, yielding MAAFCSRDSVRSSDVENLVCTLSSSEGVENPPDMKVHCRPGGNEVVHSKSSGCQTALHRSAMVGNSETTAALIAGGCAVDLQDPLGNTALHEASWHGFTQCVKLLVKAGADVRVKNKAGNSALHLACQNAHAPTAQLLLLGGSNPDAKNKVGDTCLHVAARYNNLNLLKILLRSRCRLNETNQVGDTALHVAAALNHRKAVQLLLSAGLDVRVRNNAGKTALDKAREHQSKHVALLLSKVPQVRYMRRKTMRKPRLRAPTRPAKVGALKMEQTEPRSDGKELDAEDLTSGRKHSKSQKDEFWDEGGKTFQLYTLYRDREGRVRQAPASGCICESLIKKLQGDLTTTKQELRLQILNVQEELHGQMDRMERRNKHQLRKLEMLIQEKAASERRSLTSRMEQRAAQDRAEVLRNQDALRYELKSWCLSLLEDLDISVPAETVYQNLLLSPSAAETDLESVPLLFSGDSSPSVSASTLRPRGSESLRLAEPTGARTYFEMKVDRCADYTEERSSSTSTGPQEEVWGPKNDTMTLEFLMDRPAEPTFIQERKHLHAVEVTQQFFDAVSAQLERWCSRKILEVEFQSELRARAERKEMLQRIRELEEELHRLQTNEEKESFLRPKKSDFN